GAGCACCAATAGTAATGCAGATGTTGTCAGATATATGGATGAAGTCACAGTCCTTCACGTAGCAGCATTAACCCCCGAGCTGAACCTGCCAGGCAGACGATCCGTTCTTCAGATAGGTAGAACGTCATGCCTTCATGATGTTGAGCTATACTGTTAATAAAACTCATCACTGCGAGCAAAGTTATTCTGAAACTGATGGAGGAAGTGTTGTTTGCATTAACTACAAACAGATTAACTGGACAAACAACTGATCAGAAAACAGACCATaacttccttttctttttcttcatgcatttgttcatttattaatttcccATATTTGGAGCATTTcagggtgcacggtggcagagcggctaaagctcctgcctcccaataaggagatcgtgggttcgtgggatcgattcccggaccagaccaacatcacacaatctctctgggtggagtctgcatgtcctccccgtgttaccgtgggctctctccgggttctccggcttcctcccaccgtccatctctaaattgcccgtattgaacaCAAGACAGTTGTTTGAAAGACTGTCAGGGTGTAACGCCAAGGCCCAACTGGATGACCAGTCATGgtgaaaatggatggatggatcagcATTTCTGGAAGATAGAAAGATTCCCATGTTTGTGCCCTGCGACAGTTGTTTGAAAAGACAATATAACTTCATCCCTCACTACTCATGATATATAtccagaaataaatatatatatgaaataatGGTTCCATGAATGATGGACTTCAGATTAATTGTtagtctgtatttggttgttATATTTGGAGGACTTTATGGTGCCTTGGGGGCGCTGTGGTGGACTGGACTGGTGCAAGGCAGCGTGGGAAAGGaggtcaatcaatcaataatccTCAGACTCAAAGAGTTTTTAGGGAGTCCCCAGTCAATAATGAACAGCCTGCCTCCTCAGGCTCCAACAGAACATACACTGAGAAACTTCAGTGTACTTTATAAGAAACACAAAGTCAGCAGGGAGTTCATGTATTCAGGTGCAGTGATGGCATCATGTTGCCTGACGTGTAGTTCGATGGCGTGCAGTCGCTGCACTTTAGTTTCTTTCTGACCACATTTCAGTGGTTAAAGCAGAGAGAAGCTGTCAGACTCGCAGGTCCAGAATCAGCTCCTGGTCACGTCCTCCCTGAACTGCTGTCACCTACAGGAAGATGCAGCTTTTAGTTTTAGATCATCACAATGAATCTCTGACAGCTTTGAATGAACATCTTGAATCTTTCTGGTGAAAAGAGAAACTTTCACTTTAAGGAAATCCGAACAATGAACACACACCCAGAAGTGTTAGTTTAACTGTCAGTGAACGCATCATATTCATGTTATTTACATTCTGTGTcagttgtttctttatttttcatctcaGCGTCTTCATGtagttttctgtctctcctcactTCATGTTCTGGTTCAGAGCCTCGTTTTCAAACTGAATGTATCTGCTTTATTGCAGCTAAATGTTTGTCATGATAGTGTGTGGAGAGGAAACCACAGtcacagaggaaggaggagggattTACTTGATGTGAACATGAACTGATCAAAGTGCAGATTTGATATAACCGAGTGTCAGGATGGAGGAAACATCTCTACTGTGGCTGCTCTGTAAGTACACTCTAAAAACATCAGCGGAGAAAAAGACGAGATCAATGAGAAATCCATAGTTTGCTTTTCACCgctttcatgtttttgtttgactcAGAAATGCTCCTGTAACATAAACATACTTTTATCTGAAAGGTTGTGAAAATGTCTTTGCAAGAAGTTCTTAgtatgttctttttttacatttatgggactgttgttgtttaactttgctttaaaaaacaatcagcttaatcctcctcctctctgcatcAGTATTTTcgacagtaacacacacagatggttgTGTGcgctgctctctgctgtttcaaatgtcttgttgtaTCACAACCTCAAACCAACCTGAGTGTCGTTTCTCTTCAGTTCTGACCTCACTGCTGAGCTGCACAACAAACCAAGGTGAGTAGACTTCTTCTGTCAGCGTCTGAAACCTGATTGACTCTTTCTACAGACAAAAGTTAGTGTTTAGAGTCTGGAGAGGGTTATTGTGAGCAGTTTATCATTTAGAAGCCAAAGGCCTCATTTATCAAAACAAGTGTAGGAACCGTCTGAGGATTAGTATTTATCAAACATGCACATGAGCAACGATAAATCTCACCGGTTCTACATCCACCTGCTCGTACATGTTCATTCACGGGGATGTAAAAgatcattattgtttttttaaacaccacATCTTCTTCCTGTAGCCTCTCTGACTGTGAGTCCCAGCAGCTCTCAGCTGTTTGAAGaagagtctgtctctctgagctGTGAGGAGGACGACAGCTCTGCTGGATGGACGCTGAGGAGGAACTCAACCAGAGAAACCAGGACTCAGTGTGGAGCTGGCTGGGGAAGATCAGCTGGTTCTTCCTGTAAGATCAGCCACATCGACCGATTGGACAGTGGAGTTTACTGGTGTGAGTCCAGAGAGGGAGCAACCAGTAACACCATCAACATCACTGTCACTGGTAAGCTCAGACTGTGGAGTTAGTATTGATGAAGCTGTGTGTAAATGGATGAAATGCTgtagtttgtctctgtgttgagGTGGACCAGTGATCCTGCAGAGTCCTGTCCTCCCTGTGATGGAGGGACATGATGTCACTCTGCACTGTAAAACAGAGACCCCTCCCTCCGACCTCACAGCTGCTTTCTATAAAGATGGCTCCCTCATCAGCACTGAGCCTACAGGTCACATGACCATCCGCCATGTTTCCAAGTCTGATGAAGGCCTCTACAAGTGTCACATCAGCCGTCACGGAGAGTCTCCACCCAGCTGGATCTCTGTCACAGGTGAGGAGGTTCCCTTTGATTTCAGGACTTATTTCATCCAGAGATTCACCTGACCAGGTGGTATTCTCTCTACAGGTAAACCGACAACCACAGGCCCCCCCACATCTGCAGCCCCGCCCCCTGCCTCATCCCCCCTCCAGCTTGTGTTCAGACTGGTCTGCCACCTGGTGGTGTTCTGTCCGTACTGCATCTCCACTGTCCTCATGGTGTCTTTATATCAACACAGGCCCACAGGTAACACTCTGAATCATTCACTGACCTTACAGACactcatcaatcaatcaatgaagAAAGTATTTCACAATATCTTTGACTATCAGCTACAGTTATTCAGTGTTGATTGTTGTTATTTACAATAGATGACTTATGCTGcgggggggaaggagcctgagcttgtgcgggaggttgagcgttaccggctagatatagtcggcctcgcctccacgcacagcctgggctctggaacccgtctcctcgagaggggctggacgctc
This sequence is a window from Siniperca chuatsi isolate FFG_IHB_CAS linkage group LG22, ASM2008510v1, whole genome shotgun sequence. Protein-coding genes within it:
- the LOC122870262 gene encoding low affinity immunoglobulin gamma Fc region receptor II-like isoform X2; the encoded protein is MEETSLLWLLFLTSLLSCTTNQASLTVSPSSSQLFEEESVSLSCEEDDSSAGWTLRRNSTRETRTQCGAGWGRSAGSSCKISHIDRLDSGVYWCESREGATSNTINITVTGGPVILQSPVLPVMEGHDVTLHCKTETPPSDLTAAFYKDGSLISTEPTGHMTIRHVSKSDEGLYKCHISRHGESPPSWISVTGKPTTTGPPTSAAPPPASSPLQLVFRLVCHLVVFCPYCISTVLMVSLYQHRPTGN
- the LOC122870262 gene encoding Fc receptor-like protein 5 isoform X3; this translates as MEETSLLWLLSSLTVSPSSSQLFEEESVSLSCEEDDSSAGWTLRRNSTRETRTQCGAGWGRSAGSSCKISHIDRLDSGVYWCESREGATSNTINITVTGGPVILQSPVLPVMEGHDVTLHCKTETPPSDLTAAFYKDGSLISTEPTGHMTIRHVSKSDEGLYKCHISRHGESPPSWISVTGKPTTTGPPTSAAPPPASSPLQLVFRLVCHLVVFCPYCISTVLMVSLYQHRPTGN
- the LOC122870262 gene encoding Fc receptor-like protein 5 isoform X1, encoding MSCCITTSNQPECRFSSVLTSLLSCTTNQASLTVSPSSSQLFEEESVSLSCEEDDSSAGWTLRRNSTRETRTQCGAGWGRSAGSSCKISHIDRLDSGVYWCESREGATSNTINITVTGGPVILQSPVLPVMEGHDVTLHCKTETPPSDLTAAFYKDGSLISTEPTGHMTIRHVSKSDEGLYKCHISRHGESPPSWISVTGKPTTTGPPTSAAPPPASSPLQLVFRLVCHLVVFCPYCISTVLMVSLYQHRPTGN